The stretch of DNA AAAATGGCCGCCAGGTGCAAGGAAGGCGTGGAGGGCCTGAACATCTCCACTCTGATGGAGAAGGCGGAGGGCCTGAGGagggcgctggaggaggagcgggtgTACGTGGAGAAGTCGGGCAGGGGCCACTCCTGCGAGGTGGTGCTGGACCAGGCTCAGGGGCAGCTGGCGGTGATGTACCGGGGCGTGCGATCGGACAGCttcatgcagcagctcctcaacaGGTGAGGTGGATGCCCTCGAGGCGTGGACGCCTTTGGGTCCATTGTTCACGCTGTAAtcgctgtgtttgctgtttgaaATCTAGGGTGGACGGGAAGGACGTGATCTCGGTGCCACAGCGTCGCCTCTCGTTCGACTGCGAGTCTTCGAAGccagtgtttcctgtgcagAGCGGCGGCGTCGGCTACGCCAGCGACATGGACAAGGTCCTTCTCTATTTACTGTGTGTAGACTAGGATGAGTTGATTTGCAGGAGGGCGGGGCTTAAACTCAGCCCCCTCCCTTTCTCACCTCTACATGCTGTGACAGTACAGTCActgctcatctgctgctgtgtcgtCCTTTCGTGCAGGGATTAGACAGAATCGCTAAGATTACGTCGGATGAAAACCTCACCGACTCGGTTCACGCTCAGCACTTTGCAGGTAAGACTGTCTGAAGTGATGGAAGATCAAAGCGGTCCACTATACATAAAATCAGTTCAGTTTTATGTTTATCAGTTATAAACTAAGCTTCGCTCTCggcttctgtggttgttgtttggGGAGTAAATGCATGGTTTTAATCCCCCAGTGAACTTTGGTTACCTTTTTGACTAGTCAATACATTttggttttaataaacaaacaaagaggaaTTCCTCACACTAGCATCAAAGATAAGTTGATCAAACCCACTCAGCAACTGTAGTGATGACatttaatgacattttatttccCAAAACATGTCAGATCTTCTATCTTTGCATTCCATCGTCATCATTAGCCAACACTCACTGTCCATGTGACCTCTGCAGGCTCCGGTGCCTCCACATACACCTTGGACAGCGGCATCGGCACGTTCCCGCTGCCTGACTACACAGGCGGCGCCGTGGGCCGGGGTCTGTCCAGGACGAGGGCCGCGACGGAGCACCgctcctccggctccccggagaggGCTGGACGGCGGTCCCGCACCCTGGACAGGGAGCCGACGTCACAGGAGGACTCGCACGCTCCTCACAAGCACCTGGTGCCCACCATCCAGTACGGCTCCATGCTGGAGGGACGGAATTCAGCCAGCATCATCCATGAAGGTGAAGACTCACACCAAGGAACACAGAAAACCCTTTAGtcatttttaaactaattttgtgtgattttgattctgatttatTCTAGACAAAGAGATTTCTGGGGTCAACATGTTTTCTCCACGTTCCAAGACTTGGACTTTCCCCAACCTGAAGACTCCAGCAGGGCCAGCAGAGGTTTAcctggcggtggaggaggaggagaaggccagCGTGTCCTTTGGGTCGCCGTTCAGAGGGGTAGGAGTCAGAGTTCAGTTGACCATCAGTCACCTGTGAAAACGTGGAGATGCATTACATTAGCTCTATTCACTTTTGTTTGTTGCCTATTAGAAACACAAGATGAGTGCTAGAAGGTACTTTAAAAGACTTTGCTAAAAAATCTGCAGTAATGTGTAATTTTTCCTGAACTGGTTGTGTTTCCTGGTGAAACAGACCAGATACAGAAACAGTGAAGGTGAAAACGGATGCACTCCCGTCTTAcgtaacacaaaacacagaaccacaATCTCCCATTACAAATTATTAATCAGTTCTCTATTAAAGATTCACAGTTGCCTTGTGTCTGTAACCCACTTAGGTTTTTGCACCTGAAGGCATTACATAAGATGAAATGTTTCCCACCTGTCTTCACTCTTAGAACATGAAGGCTGGCAGTCCGTCCTCTAGCCGGGGGGTCGGCCCAGGCAGCCTGCCTGTCCCCGCCCAGCTGAGCCGCAGGGGGAAGGCCCGCACGCCGAGCGTGGCTGAGGTGGGCCGCGAGGCGGGCCTGGAGCTGCTCAGGGAGCGGCCGGAGGAGGCCCTTTCTCCGAGCCGCCCTCAGGTGCTGGAGACCCCGGAGTCTCTGAGCGACTCTCTGTACGACAGCCTGTCGTCCTGCGGCAGTCAGGGATGATCGGCCGACCCGGGGCTCGTGTTGGGGATGTACATCAACTGTTCCCTGTTGACACCCACAGAACATTCTGGTGATGTTGCAACTGGAATGATGAATGGATAGACTTCTCAGGATTTCCAATAAACATGAAGCCAAAAGCCACTCCAGTAACTGGTTGGTTACTTTTTCACAATCAGACTTGACTGTGGACATTTCCCTCTCGTGTGTACAGGACTCCGAATCGCATGGCCAAGCTACTCACTAGCACAACGCGTCACTCCCGGTAGTTGTTCAGCaacgttgtttgttttcccttaACTCAGCTGACAGGAAGCCGTGAGCAGTTCAACAGCTGACATACCGAACCAATACATGGGCTCTGTTCTCTGCATCACAACGTacaaaaaaagaatgaaaaaaaaagaatgttcaTGTGATTTATTATcgctcatctcatctcatgcATCAGTTCTAAATGTAAAATCGACTTTATTGATCATGTTGatattgttttttaaaagtcagaatttgtctgttctgttttaaatcattaaaacatttaaaggtAATATATACCAGCAATAATGGAAAAGATAAATGGCTTCACTGCTCAGTGAACgtttctattatttatttatttggagtGTTCATCATTTGCAGTCTTTTACATTCATACGTTGCATTTCAACATGTTATGTTGTTCTAATAGAGGTTCTCTGCCTACTGCTGTTTTTCCAACTttctaattaaaatgttttcagttAGTTGagtgtttgtcatttttaaagCAGGTGATTTGTGTCCAATTATTTCAGTTCCACGCATCCTAAGTTGTATTTTACATGTAAAGAACATGGCTCCTTCCTCCCCCGCTGTAAACATTACACAGGAAGACAAGGCGAAAACACCACAATGTACAACACATTTATTTGAGCAAATTTATCAAATTAGTACTTTTAATTTTACATCGACAAAATAAATTCTTCACAGTTTACTTtccaaaataacaaaacataccAATACCAAAAGGCAGGGTAACGTCACATTAtttagaaaatgtatttatgataTTGGGAATCATTTCCTGCTATCCGCACTAAAGACATGAGGCTGATGGCACCAGCTGTTGTCAGTCACATCCAGCCCTGAACGGTTCTTAAATGATTCACCACTTTGTGGCATCAAAATGTTGGTATTGCAGCTGAATGTGCAGGAATAAAACAATTTGACGAAAATTTACAAAGAGGAATCTGTCAAAACCTCCACTAAAGGaaaatagaggaaaaaaaatctataaataCGCAAATCAACAAATGAAGTCATATAActagaaataaaacaatgactaGTCTTAGCTTGCGTGGCCCACTAACAGGACCCTATCATGTCATTAATGTATGGCACTAAACAGATTAGAAATCCACATTAGGTGCTGCTCAGCTTCTGAGAGCCTTCAACGGTGCAACGCTTCCCTCCACAGGCCAAATATTATCACTGCAGCTTCCACGATGGGACCATCTTTAGTGTGTTCTCCATTAAACTTTCTATGTTAAATTTCAAAGATAAATCAAACTAATTTTCAATAATATAAGACCACGTAATTAAGTCAAGAAAATGAAGACAGAAAGTGAAAAGCACCAAGTGCGTTGATAATTGTGCCTTTACTGAaagattgtttttttcctcgtttttctctaattctcattctgaaatgtttttttacttcttttccttcttcttgtcctgaaaaacaaacaaattatacATACCAATTATATTATATGTAACAAAACAATACATCTTATAAACATAATGTCTATCATTATGAATTGAGTCATGCAGACTTCTAATGTATttaagaataataaaaatactttcACAGAATGACCAGGATTATTGTTTAGCTTCTAGATGTCATCCTACCTTATCGTTTAGAGCAAGGATGACCATCAGTTTCCTGAAAATAGTGATGAAGTCAAGAAACAAGTCCACACAGTgcctgaaagaagaagaagtgttTATAACTATGCTCAGTACCTACAGTTATTTATGAGCACAGTAGCCCATACACATGTCCTCACCAAACATAGTCCTTGTCTCCGTTCTCTGCTTTCTCAATGATGAGTTGAGTGTCAAACAGGACAAATCCACACATGACGAGCAGACCCAGGTACATGTGTGCCTGAAGGCAAAGGTAACATTATACAggcaacatatactgtatatgtgacaaATGTCTGCTCAAGCATTCAGAGGGTGTAAATACCTTGAACAGCATCAGAGATCCAAAGAAGATGTTCAtcacagagagcagaaagaggAAAGACAGTCCAGACATTAGTGTCCCtaaaagagaaacacacaatcacaggtCATGAGAAAAATTATACTTTAAGCTGTGCATTTACCATCACATCTTTAGATTTGTgtattaaataatgaaaataatattaaataatgaaaacaagaGAGATTTTACCAGTGTTAGTTCTATGGTAGTAATTACATATCTATGATTATAGTCGATATATATGAAAGGCAGTCTGAAAATTTTGTTTACTTCACCTACTACTGTAGATAGAAATGCTTTAGTTTAAGGCTTTCATGTAAAGTGATGTACAACCACAGACCTGATCAAAGACAATTAGTTTGGATAACACAATCAAACTGATTCAAATTGAAATAATTCTTTAGAGTAAATAAATTACTCAAACGGCACCTATTGTCAAAATGGGCCAATCTCACAAACACTAGCGTTCAGTCAAACCTTCTGGATCTCAGCAAAGGGCTACTGGGTGAACCCGACCAAAGACAATTAGAGTTCATGCTTTATATAAAGGATTACAACCTGATTTAATTTGCACATATTTGTGGATGATGGGTCAGATCGTTGCAGGGATGGGCCCTTGAAAAACTCTGATTAAGCTCTTGCTCCTTGTCGTCTTCTTATTCTCACATTTTACATAATCTCAGTAAATACTGAAGTTACATTATAGTAATTACACATTACCATTACATGtggttgaccaaaaacatgttgagtagtatttaagaatgaagggacaatcagattcctccatattttccatacaaagaaattatcatttattcctctgcataaaGTCACCAGGGCAGCTGAACATGACGTAAAACATGTCATTCTCAACTGCCTTGCAACTTCCCGTGTGCTCACAAACTAAAACTAGTGCTTCTTGGTTTTCTCTGCTttccccagcaacggtcaggttgagagggggtggagccagCTGGCTGGATTAACTAGTAACTGCTCTCTCTGCCATTGTTTATCTTTGTATACATGTACAGCATCAATATTCAATGGCCAAAGGTCCTGCTCTGGATAATTTATTATACACCGAGTTCTACTGTGTGTTAGTGCAGTCTGATTTTTATGGTTACTTGTATAGCCCAGAGTGCAGCACAGACGAGTAACGCCGTATaaaggaggacgaggctgcccgCAGCAGAGAGCTTCTGCCATCCCTGGGCCAGGAAGTCGAGCCAGCTGCATCGTGTCTCTGCACTGTGCGCTGATAGAAACCCAACTGAATATTCCAGTGATAGTGATAATGATTCTACCGCTGCCGGGTTCTTTTGGATGTAGTTGCGGATTGTACTGATGAAGAGGGAACGTGTGAGTTACAGatcattagttttgtgctgcatgtaaacaaagtaGCATTGAAACTGGCTTCGGGATGCCATGAACAATCGAATGAGCACATactaagtaatatattcaaccatttattgttttagcctGCGCTGTGACGTTTGAgtacagttatgagctgctgcttgtcatgTTTTGGACTGATGGGAGTAGCGCTAGCTTAAGTTACTAATGTTAGCTTGTGCATTAGCTTGGCTAGCAGCAACTCTAACACTAATTTAATAATAGATTTCATCATTTTAGAAGCAATATCAGCTGGCCATGTAatgtcacagagactcttggaaggaacaactgtattgttttttttgagccactaacagcagatgaagaaaagagggttttggctaaatgaagaatctgtggctttctaacaactgtctgcttttcttcaaaataaaaagctgctaaacaacTTAGAAACAATGTTTCATTCAAACATACTGTTAAAATGTAACCTTTTGTCagaaatgtaaagcaatgtctaaACATCAGTCCGTAAACTGGAGAAGTAACACGCCGCGCAGGATCAGGTACGTCTAATCATGGAAGATCAGAAGGTTCATCATTTtgtgtgttgtaggatttgactattttcagccacaacacacaatactgttttctctggacacagaccatcaatgttaaacgttctgcacattttggctaatgTCGAATTTATATAACACAACTTGTTTTCACAACATTATTGCAATGTTGCATTTGTGATTGTGACTTTATTAATGACTCTTTAATACTGTGATCCAATTACAAAATGTTGCATATGATTGAAAAGTAACTAGTAATAGGACAGGCATGAAAtgtttatgtactgtacttaaaagtgttttacctggGATTTACAGTTTACATTTGTTATGTTGTGTGTAACAACTAAACTCTCACCTCCAAGAAACAAGTAGCTCCTGCGTTTGGCATAGAGGGCACtcagagagaagcagatgaAAATCACTGAGGTTCCCATAAACGCAGTGGCGATGAtgctgaggaaaaacaaagcagggcAAACAAAACTTTTAGTTGTGTGATTATATATGTAAATGTCAACAGTAACGTTAAGCTTATCACTACAGTTCTTTACATTTGCTGTTTAGTTTTAACATCACTGTTACAAGAGTCTTGGTTATAACGTATTTACATATTAAACACTGAGTAACCTTTTACATACCTTGGATTAACAGCGATAACAAAGTCCAATGTGGGGCCGAGGCCAAGGCCTGGAGAAAGAATAACAAATACTACTTTTAGACACCTACACGACTTAAAAGGTGACCGACACTTCCTTTTGATTCACAAAAGCTGCCACATTCATATCCTCATCCTCACGCTATTACCTGTGAGAAAGGCAAATCCTGCAAGGATAGCCAGTCTCTTCTTCTCAGTCTCAGGGTTGTGTGGCGTCATCGCTAACCAGAACATCAACCCCAGGGAGCCAAGCGCAGACAGGATGCCTCCCTGAGAAAAAGAGCATGAGGTGATCTCAGGGCAGCAATAATATACACTGAGAAACTAAGTTCCACTGCTTACCACTGAGTATTTATGTCATACTGAGGGAGACAAGCTTTAAAGTGTCTCCACTTGACCAACTTTAGTttatttggcactatataaataaactaaactgaatACATTTGCGATAGGCCCTGTGTTGCACTAGCCAGTCCAGAATGTACCCCAGCTGAATggtagctgggataggctcaaCAATGGACTTTAACACTGTCA from Betta splendens chromosome 7, fBetSpl5.4, whole genome shotgun sequence encodes:
- the tegt gene encoding probable Bax inhibitor 1, whose translation is MNVFDRNINIDAVFKLSQISHSTQAHLKNVYSSLSVCMILAAAGSYVHVVTRLFQGGILSALGSLGLMFWLAMTPHNPETEKKRLAILAGFAFLTGLGLGPTLDFVIAVNPSIIATAFMGTSVIFICFSLSALYAKRRSYLFLGGTLMSGLSFLFLLSVMNIFFGSLMLFKAHMYLGLLVMCGFVLFDTQLIIEKAENGDKDYVWHCVDLFLDFITIFRKLMVILALNDKDKKKEKK